From Oceanipulchritudo coccoides, the proteins below share one genomic window:
- a CDS encoding ABC transporter ATP-binding protein produces MSELAGTSVLAATGLQKSYQSGHRQIEVLQGVSLSIEAGETISIRGESGSGKSTLLNLLAGIEMPDAGDVSWNGQLLSGLPESRRPKKRSEFLGFVFQSFYLIPELNLLENVLIAARIAGLSMKEARSRAFQLLEELGLQDRLESRPEQLSGGERQRTAIARALINQPKILLADEPTGNLDEHTAERVIDQLLTVVDRHRAALVLVTHHPGFAARAQKQYRLVDGNLA; encoded by the coding sequence ATGAGCGAACTGGCTGGAACTTCCGTCCTCGCAGCGACAGGCCTGCAAAAATCCTACCAGAGCGGCCATCGGCAGATTGAAGTCCTGCAAGGGGTTTCCCTGTCCATTGAAGCGGGGGAAACGATCAGCATTCGTGGAGAATCCGGTAGCGGAAAAAGTACTTTGCTCAATTTGCTCGCCGGGATCGAGATGCCGGATGCCGGAGATGTGTCATGGAATGGCCAATTGCTAAGCGGGCTTCCTGAATCACGCCGGCCGAAAAAGCGGTCCGAATTCCTGGGATTTGTCTTTCAGTCATTTTATTTGATTCCAGAGCTGAACCTGCTCGAGAATGTCCTTATTGCCGCGCGCATTGCGGGTCTTTCCATGAAGGAGGCCCGGTCAAGAGCCTTTCAATTGTTAGAGGAATTGGGACTTCAGGACAGGCTGGAGAGTCGTCCGGAGCAACTCTCCGGAGGGGAGCGCCAGCGGACCGCCATCGCGCGTGCCCTGATCAACCAACCAAAGATCCTTCTAGCGGACGAGCCAACCGGAAATTTGGACGAGCACACGGCTGAGCGCGTCATTGACCAGTTGCTGACTGTTGTGGATCGCCACCGGGCGGCGTTGGTGCTGGTCACGCATCATCCCGGATTTGCGGCCCGGGCACAGAAGCAATATCGCCTCGTTGACGGGAATCTGGCCTAG
- the hpt gene encoding hypoxanthine phosphoribosyltransferase, with the protein MFEDLESILVTEQEIRERVAILGQEITETYRDADELTVIAIINGALLFTADLIRQIDMPVRVDCMRVSSYRNNTSPVQEPEIIDMLRLDLRDQHVLIIDDILDTGHTFMRVVKEISKLKPASIRFGALLEKEGRREVEAHPDFVGFSIPDQFVVGYGLDFAERYRQLSCIGVLKSELQNPPSWA; encoded by the coding sequence ATGTTTGAAGATCTTGAATCAATATTGGTCACCGAGCAGGAAATCCGCGAACGAGTGGCAATTCTCGGGCAGGAAATCACGGAAACTTACCGTGATGCAGATGAATTGACGGTTATTGCCATCATCAATGGCGCACTCCTCTTTACCGCCGATTTGATTCGTCAAATTGACATGCCGGTCCGTGTGGACTGCATGCGGGTCTCCAGCTACAGGAACAACACAAGCCCGGTCCAGGAGCCGGAGATTATTGACATGCTCCGCCTGGATCTCCGGGACCAGCATGTGCTCATCATTGATGATATCCTCGATACCGGGCACACCTTCATGCGGGTTGTGAAGGAGATCAGCAAACTCAAACCGGCAAGCATCCGATTTGGCGCACTCCTCGAGAAGGAGGGGCGTCGGGAAGTCGAAGCCCACCCGGATTTTGTCGGTTTCAGCATTCCGGACCAGTTCGTGGTCGGCTACGGATTGGATTTTGCCGAGCGATACCGCCAACTCTCCTGCATTGGCGTCCTCAAGTCGGAGCTGCAGAATCCGCCGAGCTGGGCCTAG
- a CDS encoding PstS family phosphate ABC transporter substrate-binding protein, whose protein sequence is MKLTQFLATFATTSLLTALPSQALVISGSDLFKGEMESTLLAAFEAAGLDVEIQFDGSLLGQRDLAAGTVDASLLAIPDAGRDANSLRVFPLGYQTVTFLVNSVNPVTEMTYSQLSDLFKEGGELSKWSSFTDAPAWQDRNISLIASRRENALTLELFNALVMQGSSYNVDLRFLSGDNDSLVNAVIADASALALTPAIQIGEQPVKALAIKADEGSQAYTPSRDNIFFGDYPLRLPFYLVVADSMDDSTLSTLLQIIYSDAVTAALAEVDCVPVPEPEQRAVLAQYE, encoded by the coding sequence ATGAAATTGACTCAATTCCTAGCCACCTTCGCAACAACCTCTCTGTTAACGGCTTTGCCAAGTCAGGCTCTGGTCATATCCGGTTCCGATCTGTTCAAGGGAGAGATGGAAAGCACCTTGTTGGCTGCCTTCGAAGCCGCTGGATTGGATGTGGAGATCCAATTTGACGGATCCCTTCTGGGACAGCGGGATCTGGCCGCCGGTACCGTTGATGCAAGCCTCCTGGCCATCCCCGATGCGGGGCGGGATGCCAATTCCCTGCGGGTTTTTCCGCTTGGTTACCAGACAGTCACTTTCCTTGTGAATAGCGTGAATCCTGTCACGGAAATGACCTATTCCCAGCTGAGCGATCTCTTCAAGGAGGGCGGAGAATTAAGCAAGTGGTCTTCCTTTACCGATGCCCCGGCATGGCAGGACCGCAATATCAGCCTGATTGCCTCGCGCCGTGAGAATGCCCTGACTTTGGAGCTTTTTAATGCCTTGGTCATGCAGGGTTCGTCCTATAATGTCGATCTGCGCTTTTTATCTGGTGATAATGACTCGCTGGTCAACGCAGTCATTGCAGACGCCTCAGCATTGGCGCTTACTCCAGCAATCCAGATTGGTGAGCAGCCCGTCAAGGCGTTGGCCATCAAGGCGGACGAAGGCAGCCAGGCCTACACGCCCAGTCGGGACAATATTTTCTTCGGCGATTATCCCCTGCGGCTGCCTTTTTACCTGGTTGTTGCGGATAGCATGGATGATTCAACACTTAGCACACTTCTGCAAATTATCTACTCGGATGCCGTGACGGCTGCCCTTGCTGAAGTCGATTGCGTTCCGGTGCCCGAACCCGAGCAACGGGCAGTCCTTGCCCAATACGAATAA
- a CDS encoding efflux RND transporter permease subunit has product MIRWFARNGVAANLVMLIIVVGGVGALFSIKQELFPEFSLDTVVVRVPYLGAAPEEVEQGVILRVEEAVQGVDGIKEIQSRASEGYGQVSIEISKGADISRVKDDIKARVDAITSFPVETERPIVEELLLQRDVVWVSVYGDTSERNLKEMAEKVRDDITRMQGVSQAFVQGIRSYEISIEVSEFSLRKYGLTFDQVVQAVRRGSLDVPGGSIRSDGGEILLRTKEQAYNRNEFEGLVVKTQLDGTRVLLQDIANVVDGFVDDPVITTFNGKPAALVLVREVGRESPLVISEQVNKYIEEARESWLPESISLDAWGDSSYYLRGRLNMLIENGLIGFVLVLLSLSLFLRPSLAFFVAIGIPVSFLGTFLVAPFVGISVNLISLFAFILVLGIVVDDAIVVGESVFSEFQKVGPGVESAIRGTHLVSTPVTYAVLTTMVAFLPVFMLPGQLGKFFAAIPMVVIPTLFFSLVQSKLVLPYHLSLCKVGDRKHRDQLNVFSRAQRWVADGLESFVHKIYRPTLAWCLEWRYLTIAAFVGFLILMGGLTKAGWVKFSPFPNVPSDFIAINLKLPEGTPIEQTQEALDKIGRSLDEIVAEDMEAGKSDPIKHFAQFIGFGAGQQGTNLGFFFVELTKSELRDSDAEQISKRWREKIGTIPGARELTISAFAGPPTGLPVDIRLTGPDFEQLRIAAKEVREELAEFPGLFDIRDTFSEGKREIKLKLKPSAESLGIRVEDLARQVRAAFYGAEAQRIQRGRDDIRVMVRYPYEDRVSLANFENMRIRLPGGTEIPINEVAELEIGEGFPTITRIDRQRVINIQADADKSVADFAALNKALYDSGGGSKSVLEEIQEKYPGVTLVKGGEAKDWEETKASLLGGVILVIFMIYALLAIPFKSYLQPLIVMSVVPFGIAGAVLGHFLTFQTLSLLSMLGIIALSGVVVNDSLVLVDYINRRREHGMDLMDAVREAGIVRFRPILLTSLTTFMGLVPILLERSLQAQFLIPMATSLGFGVLFATFITLLMVPSIYMVLEDAIHAFKRWLHLVKSI; this is encoded by the coding sequence ATGATTCGCTGGTTTGCCCGCAATGGTGTCGCGGCGAATCTGGTCATGCTCATCATCGTGGTCGGAGGCGTTGGGGCCCTCTTCAGTATCAAGCAGGAACTCTTTCCTGAGTTCTCACTGGATACGGTGGTGGTCCGCGTCCCGTATCTTGGCGCGGCCCCGGAGGAAGTGGAACAAGGGGTAATCCTTCGAGTTGAGGAAGCCGTTCAGGGCGTGGACGGCATCAAGGAAATTCAGTCACGGGCCTCGGAAGGCTATGGCCAAGTCAGTATTGAAATCTCGAAAGGGGCGGATATCAGCCGGGTCAAGGACGACATCAAGGCCCGGGTGGATGCTATCACGAGTTTTCCCGTGGAAACAGAGCGGCCCATTGTCGAGGAACTCCTCCTGCAACGCGACGTTGTATGGGTTTCCGTTTACGGGGATACCTCCGAGCGGAACCTGAAGGAGATGGCGGAAAAGGTCCGGGATGACATCACCCGCATGCAGGGCGTCTCACAAGCCTTTGTGCAAGGTATTCGTTCATACGAAATCTCCATTGAAGTATCGGAATTTTCACTACGTAAATATGGCCTGACATTCGACCAGGTGGTGCAAGCTGTTCGTCGTGGATCACTCGATGTTCCGGGCGGATCCATCCGAAGCGATGGCGGGGAGATTCTTCTCCGGACAAAGGAACAGGCCTACAACAGGAACGAGTTTGAAGGCCTTGTCGTGAAAACCCAACTGGACGGCACACGGGTCCTTCTTCAGGACATTGCCAATGTCGTGGACGGATTTGTCGACGACCCGGTCATCACGACCTTCAACGGCAAGCCAGCGGCACTGGTGCTGGTACGGGAGGTCGGGCGCGAAAGCCCGCTCGTGATCTCGGAGCAAGTCAACAAATACATCGAGGAAGCGCGTGAAAGCTGGCTCCCGGAATCCATCTCCCTGGATGCGTGGGGGGATTCATCATACTACTTGCGCGGTCGGTTGAACATGCTCATCGAAAACGGCCTCATCGGGTTTGTTTTGGTACTGCTCTCCCTGTCGCTGTTCCTGCGTCCATCGCTGGCCTTCTTTGTTGCGATCGGAATACCCGTGAGCTTTCTGGGGACCTTTCTCGTTGCCCCGTTTGTGGGTATTTCCGTCAACCTGATTTCCCTCTTTGCCTTCATCCTGGTCCTGGGGATTGTCGTTGATGACGCCATCGTGGTCGGGGAAAGCGTTTTCAGCGAATTCCAGAAAGTCGGCCCCGGGGTGGAATCGGCAATCCGAGGGACGCATCTGGTTTCGACACCCGTCACCTATGCGGTGCTGACAACAATGGTCGCATTCCTGCCGGTTTTCATGCTTCCCGGACAGCTCGGCAAATTCTTTGCCGCCATCCCGATGGTCGTCATCCCCACCCTTTTCTTTTCCCTCGTCCAGAGCAAGCTGGTACTGCCTTACCATTTATCTCTCTGCAAGGTGGGGGACCGTAAGCACCGTGACCAGCTTAACGTCTTTTCCCGCGCTCAAAGATGGGTTGCCGACGGCCTGGAATCCTTTGTCCATAAAATCTACCGCCCCACCCTTGCGTGGTGCCTTGAGTGGCGCTACCTGACCATAGCCGCATTCGTCGGCTTTCTCATCTTGATGGGCGGCCTGACGAAAGCCGGCTGGGTCAAGTTTTCACCGTTCCCGAATGTCCCCAGTGACTTCATCGCCATCAACCTGAAGCTCCCTGAAGGAACCCCGATTGAGCAAACCCAGGAGGCGCTCGACAAGATTGGCCGGTCTCTGGACGAGATTGTCGCGGAGGACATGGAGGCCGGCAAATCTGATCCCATCAAGCACTTTGCCCAGTTCATCGGCTTTGGCGCAGGACAACAGGGAACCAACCTCGGCTTTTTCTTTGTCGAACTGACGAAGTCCGAGCTGCGCGACTCGGATGCCGAGCAAATCTCCAAGCGCTGGCGCGAAAAGATCGGCACCATTCCCGGAGCACGGGAACTCACCATCAGTGCCTTTGCCGGACCCCCAACTGGCCTGCCGGTCGACATCCGCCTCACCGGGCCCGACTTTGAACAGCTGCGGATCGCGGCCAAGGAGGTCCGCGAAGAGCTAGCCGAATTCCCAGGGCTTTTCGATATCCGGGACACATTCTCCGAGGGAAAGCGGGAAATCAAGTTGAAGCTCAAACCCTCAGCAGAGTCGCTTGGTATCCGTGTCGAGGATCTTGCCCGCCAGGTGCGGGCGGCCTTTTACGGGGCGGAGGCACAGAGAATCCAACGGGGACGGGACGACATCCGGGTCATGGTCCGCTATCCCTACGAGGACCGGGTTTCCCTGGCCAATTTTGAAAATATGCGCATCCGCCTTCCGGGAGGAACGGAAATCCCCATCAACGAGGTGGCTGAATTGGAAATCGGGGAGGGCTTTCCGACCATTACGCGGATTGACCGGCAACGGGTCATCAACATCCAAGCGGACGCCGACAAGTCGGTCGCTGACTTTGCGGCTCTTAATAAAGCTCTTTACGATAGCGGTGGCGGCTCCAAAAGCGTCCTCGAGGAGATTCAGGAAAAGTATCCCGGTGTCACGCTGGTGAAGGGAGGCGAAGCGAAGGACTGGGAGGAAACAAAGGCATCCCTTCTTGGCGGAGTCATCCTTGTCATTTTCATGATCTACGCACTGTTGGCCATTCCTTTCAAAAGTTACCTCCAGCCGCTGATTGTCATGTCGGTGGTCCCTTTCGGAATTGCCGGGGCGGTTCTGGGACACTTCCTGACTTTCCAGACCCTGAGCCTACTTTCGATGCTTGGGATCATCGCCCTCTCCGGTGTGGTTGTGAATGATTCGCTCGTCCTCGTCGATTACATCAACCGCCGCCGGGAGCATGGTATGGATCTTATGGATGCCGTGCGGGAGGCAGGCATTGTGCGCTTCCGGCCGATTCTTCTGACCTCTCTGACAACCTTTATGGGACTTGTCCCAATCTTGCTGGAACGCAGCCTTCAGGCGCAATTTTTGATCCCGATGGCCACCTCACTTGGGTTTGGCGTGCTCTTTGCCACCTTCATCACCCTGCTGATGGTCCCATCCATTTACATGGTTCTTGAGGACGCCATTCACGCCTTCAAGCGCTGGCTGCATCTGGTCAAGTCCATCTAA
- a CDS encoding efflux RND transporter periplasmic adaptor subunit, with protein sequence MKISNKWLKIILPPLVIIGALLLSAILVALKPEQERKEPAPVHPKIEAHSVVGSNEPIVLNSEGTVRPRQQTRLTSRVSGHIEAVSPDFYEGGSFQSGDILLRLDPLPYKGALAEAEARLALAEATLAQEREASEQARLDWESIGSGGSPSPLVLRKPQLMKAEAELKAAKVALEVAQVNLDYTEIRAPYDGRVDAKFVDVGQAITGQATILGEIHSSNALEVPVPLSLEDFSFIGNPEASEIEPSKAILSIQINGIEHQWNGFIERTSASVNSQSRMITAIIRAQAPFTSENGMKLRPGMFVKVEIQGKELGKVLEIPRNALHPGDIVYRLTEDKRLESRKVEILYTNAESAVISGGIEEGDQICLTPLLFFVEGMHVQLAGDNLETEGSGQ encoded by the coding sequence ATGAAAATTTCCAACAAATGGCTGAAGATCATTCTTCCTCCCCTTGTCATAATAGGGGCGCTGCTCCTCTCCGCGATCCTCGTGGCATTAAAGCCCGAACAAGAGCGCAAGGAGCCGGCACCGGTTCACCCGAAGATTGAAGCGCACTCAGTAGTGGGAAGCAATGAGCCGATCGTCCTGAACTCGGAAGGAACGGTCCGGCCACGCCAGCAAACCCGCCTGACATCGCGAGTCTCCGGCCACATTGAAGCGGTATCGCCCGACTTTTATGAGGGCGGTTCCTTTCAGTCGGGTGACATTTTGTTGCGCCTTGATCCCCTTCCCTACAAGGGCGCGTTGGCGGAGGCGGAGGCCCGGTTAGCGTTGGCGGAAGCCACTCTGGCGCAGGAACGCGAAGCGTCCGAGCAAGCCCGGTTGGACTGGGAATCCATTGGATCCGGAGGTTCCCCAAGTCCGCTAGTCTTGAGAAAGCCACAACTGATGAAAGCCGAGGCCGAATTAAAGGCCGCCAAAGTTGCGCTGGAAGTGGCTCAAGTGAATCTGGACTACACGGAGATCCGTGCACCGTATGATGGCCGGGTGGATGCCAAATTCGTCGATGTGGGCCAAGCCATCACTGGCCAGGCCACCATTCTTGGTGAAATCCATTCCTCCAATGCACTGGAAGTTCCGGTGCCTCTTTCGCTGGAGGATTTTTCCTTTATCGGGAATCCTGAAGCCAGCGAAATAGAACCGTCCAAGGCGATCCTCTCCATTCAGATCAATGGAATTGAGCACCAGTGGAACGGATTCATCGAACGCACCTCCGCTTCCGTCAATTCGCAATCGCGCATGATTACGGCGATCATCCGGGCGCAGGCTCCCTTTACCAGCGAGAATGGGATGAAGCTCCGCCCGGGGATGTTCGTGAAGGTCGAAATCCAGGGCAAGGAACTGGGCAAGGTTCTCGAAATTCCCCGAAATGCCTTGCATCCCGGTGACATCGTTTACCGCCTCACCGAGGACAAGCGGCTCGAATCAAGAAAGGTGGAGATTCTCTATACAAACGCTGAATCAGCAGTGATTTCCGGGGGTATCGAAGAAGGCGACCAAATATGCCTCACTCCGCTTCTCTTCTTTGTCGAGGGAATGCATGTGCAGCTTGCCGGGGATAACCTCGAAACAGAGGGGTCCGGACAATGA
- the rpmI gene encoding 50S ribosomal protein L35, translated as MIKTRKSIAKKFKVTGTGKVLRRSAGKRHFLRNKTVKQKRRMGQDRSCSPGVAKIVKIGCPNKF; from the coding sequence ATGATCAAAACACGCAAATCCATTGCTAAGAAGTTCAAGGTGACCGGTACCGGTAAGGTACTTCGTCGCTCTGCCGGCAAGCGCCACTTCCTGCGTAACAAGACTGTTAAGCAGAAGCGTCGCATGGGGCAGGACCGTAGCTGCTCCCCGGGAGTAGCCAAGATCGTCAAGATCGGTTGCCCGAACAAGTTCTAA
- the rplT gene encoding 50S ribosomal protein L20, with protein sequence MPKAQNHAASRKRRKRTLRTTKGYFGNASRLYRYAKQAADRAGVFAYRDRRTRKREFRKLWIVRINAACRQHGMAYSRFIAGLNKAGIELDRKALSEMAIHDEVAFKALVEKAQSALTSA encoded by the coding sequence ATGCCTAAAGCACAAAATCATGCCGCATCCCGCAAGCGTCGCAAGCGTACCTTACGCACGACCAAAGGATACTTCGGAAATGCCAGCCGTCTCTACCGCTATGCCAAGCAAGCGGCCGACCGCGCTGGGGTATTCGCTTACCGCGACCGGAGAACCAGAAAGCGCGAATTCCGCAAGTTGTGGATTGTTCGCATCAACGCCGCTTGCCGCCAGCACGGAATGGCCTACAGCCGATTTATCGCCGGTCTGAACAAAGCCGGAATCGAGCTGGACCGCAAAGCCCTGTCTGAGATGGCCATTCACGATGAAGTCGCCTTCAAGGCGCTTGTCGAGAAAGCGCAGAGCGCGCTGACATCCGCCTAG
- the pheS gene encoding phenylalanine--tRNA ligase subunit alpha, whose translation MEEELKTIIAAVEKEIGAVVSAADFEQFKAKISGPKGQFTALSKQIAKLPVEERPLAGKLINVYKQKLQAIWDSTTQRLEQEALSQRLGPPVDATLPSPELPQGTRHLLTQVREEIVSILRKIGFVVADGPEVETEYYCFDALNTPPDHPARDLQDTYYVKKQTPFGNISQQSDERYLLRTHTSSVQIRTMLEEKPPIRIIAPGRCFRRDTADATHSANFHQIEALYVDRGVTIRDLKADLDYLFRSLLGPDAETRFRPHYFSYTEPSFEVDLKARHLGKVGSEWMEIMGCGMVDPAVFEEVGYDPKEWTGYAFGLGIERIAMTLYGIDDIRYLYQNDVRLLSQFK comes from the coding sequence ATGGAAGAAGAACTGAAAACTATTATTGCGGCGGTCGAAAAGGAGATTGGGGCCGTCGTCTCAGCAGCCGACTTTGAGCAATTCAAGGCAAAGATTAGTGGACCGAAGGGCCAATTCACGGCCTTGAGCAAGCAAATCGCCAAATTGCCGGTGGAGGAGCGTCCACTGGCCGGCAAGTTGATTAATGTGTACAAGCAGAAGCTGCAGGCAATCTGGGACAGCACGACGCAGCGCCTTGAGCAGGAAGCCCTCAGCCAACGGCTCGGTCCTCCGGTCGATGCGACCCTGCCCAGCCCGGAATTGCCACAAGGGACCCGCCACCTGCTGACGCAGGTTCGCGAGGAGATTGTCAGCATCCTGCGCAAGATCGGCTTTGTGGTGGCTGACGGACCTGAAGTGGAAACGGAGTACTATTGCTTTGATGCGCTGAACACGCCACCGGATCATCCGGCCCGGGATTTGCAGGATACGTATTATGTGAAAAAGCAAACGCCGTTTGGGAATATCTCCCAGCAATCGGACGAGCGCTATCTTCTCCGGACCCATACCTCCAGCGTGCAGATCCGGACCATGCTTGAAGAAAAGCCACCCATCCGCATCATTGCGCCCGGGCGCTGCTTCCGGCGTGATACCGCTGATGCCACACATTCGGCCAATTTCCACCAGATCGAGGCCCTTTACGTCGACCGCGGGGTCACTATCCGTGACCTGAAAGCTGATTTGGATTATCTCTTTCGCTCACTGCTGGGTCCGGATGCGGAGACGCGCTTCCGCCCGCATTACTTTAGTTATACGGAGCCCAGTTTTGAAGTCGACCTGAAGGCCCGTCACCTCGGAAAAGTGGGTTCCGAGTGGATGGAGATCATGGGATGCGGAATGGTTGATCCGGCGGTTTTCGAGGAAGTGGGATATGATCCCAAGGAGTGGACCGGTTATGCCTTCGGCCTTGGAATTGAGCGTATTGCGATGACGCTCTACGGCATCGACGATATCCGGTACCTTTACCAGAACGACGTCCGGCTGCTTTCGCAGTTTAAATAA
- the pheT gene encoding phenylalanine--tRNA ligase subunit beta produces MKVSLEWLNEYVDLSGLSVEEISHALTMVGFEVEGISQAGLAQLEHVVVGEITSFDKHPNADRLSVCEVDVGTGELQTIVCGAKNFRAKDRVIAALPGSVLPGNFKIKKSKLRGVVSNGMLCSERELGIGDDHAGIAILEARPAIGTPVNELYPEPDSVFDIEITPNRPDALSHIGIARELAAWFKRDLRYPELQVNPSEAKEGKLVETLESVEPELCPHYRGYNLRGVAVGDSPEWLKRRLTAIGLRPINNVVDATNYILHETGQPLHAFDVSKIRGSKIIVRSANAGEKLVTLDDKERVLKPENLVIADADRALVVAGVMGSVDAEVDDNTQDIFLEAAWFNPVSVRRTSKQLGLSTDSSYRFERGVDPKGAEYAALRCLDLIIKLAGGELLGPELVAGEPPLTEREVELSPDWVREQLGFEISDDEMEASLSRLELDVSKSEDDDDKVVFRVGIPSYRLDLYRPIDLVEEVVRMFGSDRIPEGTVKATVTLREDDAVPVYQRRATSLLTGKGFQETVHYSLRDEKEMTRWNGEAPSDDLSLANPLASDASHLRTSIIPALLDCLKLNAARHNEACRLFECGRVFREFEGTVYEVFSVGFVITQEGKASWKEGNKPDYYTSTRIVTDLLEEAGILVNSWQIEPVEGEAAWQSGHAAKTGALESGYGARFGLLDIGMTREWDIESPVLAGEVVFLPEYLQKPRNRANYKPFSLFPPAIRDLALVVPESTPAGKVEEVLRSVTVKQLTEGLILESVEVFDIYAGKGLPEGHKSIACKLIFRNLERTLTDKEVNMVFQSIQSDLDDREDMSVRR; encoded by the coding sequence ATGAAAGTCAGTTTAGAATGGTTGAATGAATATGTTGATCTATCCGGCCTCTCGGTCGAGGAGATCAGCCATGCCCTGACAATGGTGGGCTTTGAAGTGGAAGGAATCAGCCAAGCGGGTTTGGCCCAGCTGGAGCATGTCGTGGTGGGTGAGATCACTTCCTTCGATAAGCATCCCAATGCGGACCGCTTGTCTGTTTGTGAGGTTGATGTCGGGACCGGGGAGCTCCAGACCATCGTCTGTGGCGCCAAGAATTTTCGCGCAAAGGACCGCGTGATTGCCGCCTTGCCGGGATCCGTCCTGCCGGGAAATTTCAAGATCAAGAAGAGCAAGCTCCGCGGCGTGGTGTCCAACGGGATGCTCTGTTCGGAACGCGAGTTGGGAATCGGGGATGACCATGCCGGCATTGCCATTTTGGAAGCACGCCCGGCGATTGGGACGCCGGTCAATGAGCTGTATCCTGAACCCGATTCGGTCTTCGACATCGAGATCACTCCCAATCGGCCGGATGCCTTGAGCCATATCGGTATTGCCCGTGAATTGGCGGCCTGGTTCAAGCGCGACTTGCGTTATCCGGAGCTTCAGGTCAATCCATCCGAGGCGAAGGAAGGAAAGCTCGTTGAGACCCTTGAATCCGTGGAGCCCGAATTATGCCCGCATTACCGCGGCTACAACCTCCGTGGGGTGGCTGTCGGTGATAGCCCCGAATGGCTCAAGCGGCGCCTCACGGCCATCGGTCTGCGTCCGATTAACAACGTGGTCGATGCGACCAATTATATCCTGCACGAGACAGGCCAGCCCTTGCATGCCTTTGACGTCTCGAAGATTCGCGGATCAAAGATCATTGTCCGCTCTGCAAATGCTGGCGAGAAGCTGGTCACGCTCGATGACAAGGAACGCGTTTTAAAGCCTGAGAATCTTGTCATTGCGGATGCTGATCGCGCGCTTGTGGTGGCCGGAGTCATGGGCTCGGTGGATGCGGAAGTGGATGACAACACACAGGATATTTTTCTTGAAGCAGCGTGGTTTAATCCGGTTTCCGTCCGCCGGACAAGCAAGCAACTGGGCTTGTCGACGGACAGTTCCTACCGCTTTGAGCGAGGTGTGGATCCGAAGGGTGCCGAATATGCTGCCCTGCGTTGCCTTGACCTCATCATAAAGCTTGCCGGTGGTGAATTGCTGGGTCCGGAGCTCGTGGCAGGCGAACCGCCATTGACGGAGCGGGAAGTAGAGTTGTCACCCGACTGGGTGCGCGAGCAGCTGGGATTTGAGATTTCCGATGACGAAATGGAGGCTTCCCTGTCCCGTCTGGAACTCGATGTTTCAAAGAGCGAGGATGACGACGACAAGGTTGTCTTCCGCGTGGGCATTCCCAGCTACCGTCTTGATCTCTACCGGCCGATTGATCTGGTGGAGGAAGTCGTCCGCATGTTCGGGTCAGACCGCATCCCTGAGGGAACCGTCAAGGCGACGGTGACATTGCGGGAAGATGATGCGGTGCCGGTCTACCAGCGGCGGGCAACGTCGCTCCTCACGGGTAAAGGATTCCAGGAAACAGTTCATTATTCCTTAAGGGATGAAAAGGAAATGACCCGCTGGAATGGCGAGGCACCATCGGATGACCTCTCCCTTGCCAATCCCCTTGCCAGCGATGCCTCGCACTTGCGCACGTCCATCATCCCGGCCTTGTTGGATTGTTTGAAACTGAATGCCGCCCGGCATAACGAAGCCTGCAGGCTCTTTGAGTGCGGGCGGGTTTTCCGCGAATTCGAAGGGACGGTCTACGAAGTCTTTTCGGTCGGTTTTGTCATCACCCAGGAGGGCAAAGCCTCTTGGAAGGAAGGCAACAAGCCGGACTACTATACCAGCACGCGCATTGTCACCGACTTGCTCGAAGAGGCGGGGATTCTGGTGAACTCCTGGCAGATTGAGCCGGTTGAAGGGGAGGCCGCCTGGCAGTCCGGTCATGCAGCGAAAACAGGTGCCTTGGAAAGCGGATATGGCGCGCGATTTGGCTTGCTGGATATCGGGATGACCCGCGAATGGGATATTGAAAGCCCGGTGCTGGCTGGAGAAGTGGTCTTTCTTCCGGAATACCTCCAAAAGCCGCGCAACCGTGCCAATTACAAGCCCTTCAGCCTCTTTCCGCCGGCTATCCGGGACCTTGCTCTGGTTGTTCCGGAAAGCACGCCAGCGGGCAAGGTTGAGGAGGTGCTGAGGAGCGTTACGGTAAAGCAACTGACGGAGGGGCTGATCCTTGAATCGGTGGAGGTTTTTGACATCTACGCCGGGAAGGGATTACCCGAAGGGCACAAGTCCATCGCCTGCAAATTGATTTTCCGCAATCTCGAGCGCACGCTGACGGACAAGGAAGTCAATATGGTCTTCCAGAGCATCCAGAGTGATTTGGATGACCGTGAGGATATGAGCGTCCGGCGCTAG